One Ogataea parapolymorpha DL-1 chromosome VI, whole genome shotgun sequence DNA window includes the following coding sequences:
- a CDS encoding Protein EPD1 produces MQLKSILSLTGLLSTTLALPTIDVVSNKFFYSNNGSQFYVKGVAYQKNTENATDDATYVDPLADEDSCKRDIPYLQNLGINVIRVYAVDASKDHDGCMSLLEDAGIYVISDLSTPNESIETTSPSWTVDLYNRYATVIDMFQSYDNVLGFFAGNEVITNKTNSDAAPFVKAAIRDMKQYMKDNNYRDIPIGYSANDDANTRVPSADYFSCGNDDVKADFYGINMYEWCGNATFSSSGYEARTKEFSNLTIPIFFSEYGCNSVKPREFTEVQAIYSDEMTDVWSGGIVYMYFQEENDYGLVSIKDNAVSTLGDYTNLKSELAKISPTTASASAASQSATELSCPTSQSNWKASTDLPPTPNEAVCDCLESSLKCVVSDSVDSDDYGDFFGIVCDLTDCSQISTSGSNGSYGAYSYCSAKDKLSFLLNKYYEEQDSNSSACDFSGSASLNTNGSTASSCSSLLSSASASPSATGSSNSSPASGSGSSSGSSSGSGSSSSSSSSSSAGAGVNAVPLSAPQLGLLSLFSTFFLGGLSYIFI; encoded by the coding sequence ATGCAGCTAAAATCTATCCTCTCGCTCACGGGCCTGCTCTCCACCACGCTGGCTCTGCCTACCATTGACGTGGTGTCCAACAAGTTCTTCTATTCGAACAACGGGTCCCAATTCTACGTCAAAGGTGTCGCGTACCAGAAGAACACAGAAAATGCTACCGACGACGCAACTTATGTCGATCCGCTCGCTGACGAAGATTCGTGCAAGAGAGACATCCCGTACTTACAGAACCTTGGCATCAATGTTATCCGGGTGTATGCAGTCGATGCCTCCAAGGACCACGACGGATGCATGTCTCTGCTCGAGGATGCTGGAATCTATGTGATCTCCGATCTTTCGACCCCAAACGAGTCGATCGAGACCACCAGTCCGTCCTGGACTGTCGATCTGTACAACAGATATGCCACGGTGATCGATATGTTCCAAAGCTACGACAACGTGCTCGGCTTTTTTGCAGGTAATGAGGTTATCACCAACAAGACCAACAGTGACGCTGCTCCGTTCGTCAAGGCCGCTATCAGAGACATGAAGCAGTACATGAAGGACAACAACTACAGAGACATTCCGATCGGCTACTCGGCCAACGACGATGCCAACACCAGAGTTCCGTCTGCGGACTACTTCTCCTGTGGaaacgacgacgtcaaggCAGACTTTTACGGTATCAACATGTACGAGTGGTGTGGAAATGCCACGTTCTCAAGCTCCGGCTACGAGGCGAGAACGAAGgaattttccaatttgaCGATCCCGATCTTTTTCTCAGAGTACGGTTGCAACAGCGTCAAGCCACGTGAGTTCACAGAGGTGCAAGCTATCTACTCCGATGAAATGACAGACGTTTGGTCCGGCGGTATCGTGTACATGTACTTCCAGGAAGAGAACGACTACGGCCTCGTTTCCATCAAAGACAATGCTGTCTCGACTTTGGGCGACTACACTAACCTCAAGAGTGAGCTCGCGAAAATTAGCCCTACCACGGCGTCTGCCTCTGCTGCATCGCAGTCTGCCACAGAATTGAGTTGTCCAACCAGCCAGAGCAACTGGAAGGCATCCACAGACCTTCCTCCAACTCCAAATGAGGCCGTGTGCGACTGTCTTGAGTCGTCGCTCAAATGTGTCGTCTCCGACAGCGTCGACTCCGACGACTACGGCGACTTCTTCGGTATCGTCTGCGATCTCACCGACTGTTCTCAAATTTCCACCAGCGGCAGTAACGGCTCCTACGGCGCATACTCGTACTGCTCAGCCAAGGACAAGCTTTCGttcctgctcaacaaataCTACGAGGAACAGGACTCCAACTCGTCGGCTTGCGACTTCAGCGGCTCTGCCTCGCTCAATACCAACGGCTCGACAGcatccagctgctcttccttATTGAGCTCTGCCTCGGCCTCTCCATCGGCCACTGgctcctcaaactcctccCCTGCATCTGGCTCCGGCTCTAGTTCCGGCTCCAGCTCCGGCTCtggctccagcagctccagctcctcgtcgtcgtctgccGGCGCGGGTGTCAACGCTGTCCCATTGTCGGCCCCACAATTGGGCCTGCTCTCCTTGTTctccaccttcttcttgggcGGACTCTCCTACATCTTTATCTAG
- a CDS encoding nad(+) salvage pathway protein → MSQTKSALIVVDLQEDFLPPTGALAVPQGREVIDPILQLLDLDKYNWKTIIATLDWHPSDHTSFAKNHGQEPYTTKQFKHPHNGTIKEQVLWPVHCVQHSKGAELAKEFKPVLEDLLQKQQVPTYTVKKGYLQDREYYSCFQDTWGLHHTECEKILRENGITHVFTVGLAYDYCVLNSSVDAADLGFQTFVLKDCSRAVDPSANDKTESVYREHGVKIINLQDAALAQVTK, encoded by the coding sequence ATGTCACAAACAAAATCAGCTTTAATTGTCGTTGATCTCCAAGAAGATTTTCTTCCTCCGACCGGAGCATTGGCCGTGCCTCAGGGAAGGGAGGTGATTGACCCGATCTTACAGTTATTGGACCTTGATAAGTACAATTGGAAGACGATCATTGCCACTTTGGATTGGCACCCATCAGACCACACGTCCTTTGCCAAAAATCACGGTCAGGAGCCTTACACCACGAAACAGTTCAAACACCCCCACAATGGGACCATCAAGGAGCAGGTGCTATGGCCAGTCCACTGTGTGCAGCACAGCAAGGGCGCCGAGCTTGCAAAGGAGTTTAAACCTGTTCTGGAGGATCTGctacaaaaacagcagGTTCCTACTTACACCGTGAAAAAGGGATATTTGCAGGATCGGGAGTACTACTCTTGTTTCCAGGACACCTGGGGGCTGCACCACACGGAGTGCGAGAAGATCCTACGTGAAAACGGAATAACACATGTTTTCACTGTTGGTCTGGCCTACGATTACTGCGTCCTCAACTCGTCTGTGGATGCTGCAGACCTTGGCTTCCAAACATTTGTTTTGAAAGACTGTTCGCGCGCTGTCGATCCGTCCGCCAATGATAAGACCGAAAGTGTGTATCGCGAGCACGGAGTGAAAATCATTAATCTCCAAGATGCTGCTCTCGCACAGGTTACTAAATGA
- a CDS encoding Importin subunit beta-3, producing the protein MSQIPPEISGILLQLLSGLASTDNAIRQQAEHTLNKEWTKKDRVDILLVWLAQQAATAADDSTKAFSAVLFRRFAIKSPSEQGYSVTARQIDHISEQAKTEVRNVLLQGFTAPQSNNVRHKLADAVAEVAKDDSFGWPNLLPTIMQATTNQDPSFRESAFRIISTTPAIITNYQLQDTLKMFHVGFEDASDDVRIAACSAFVAFFENLPKSQWTNLSSLLPNLLNSLPRLLENGKDTALASVLESLIELVDLAPKMFKPMFPTIIGFCSEVAQNKSLDSTARLAALELLTTFCETSPNMCKRESSYATTIVLVTLKLMTEVCIDDEDAAEWNNSDEIDNDDEEDEYNAARQSLDRAALRLGGQSLAGPLFQYLPQMIQSQDWHERQAALMALSSAAEGCREVLIAEIPKILDLILPSLQDSHPRVQYACCNALGQMSTDFADVIQRTSGDRILPALISMLTTKNVPRVQAHAAAALVNFCEDATKEVLEPYLDDLLTNLLTLLQSAPKRYVQEQVITTIAIVADAAKTKFIKYYDTLMPLLLEVLRTDMGEENRLLKAKSIECSALIALAVGKEKFMPNAQEIVQLFAHIQNNLTGEDDPAKTYLEQGWSRICKLIGKDFIPYLPGVLPPLLEAAKAAQDISIVDEDEVDELNQNEEFDVIQLAGKHIAVHTAILDDKTAAIELLKTYAEVLGGDFFPYVEDIATHIVIPGLDFYLHDGVRGSSALTMPALLQCTIEATGSSTSPQATQLWTQMFDKLVHQLGTDPVPELLVAYYYAISKGLELIGANVLSDEQILAAGNSIQTNLTEIYERIKSRENADDEYNEEVQEDDEEYTDEELLDEITKGITAMFKSTRERFLPAYQSLIPTLASYMNDENTSLRLLALCSVSDLVEYTGPLAFQFKDFFMNPVGESLTSPQASIRQAASHTVGACAQYGRDHFKDFCIATLGSMLAMCNVPDSKAEENLSATENSIAAIAKVLHSFGSNVPNANEVVENWLKLMPVLQDDEAAPYAYMFLAELIQQQHPVVAGMIPKIVDDVVQALLFGSISGKTAEKVVGTVKQLLGTLPQDQAIALLNKYNTEGKQVISEWFA; encoded by the coding sequence ATGTCGCAAATCCCACCAGAGATATCTGGCATACTGCTCCAATTGCTGTCGGGCTTGGCCTCCACAGATAACGCCATACGTCAGCAGGCAGAACACacgctcaacaaggagtGGACTAAGAAAGACCGCGTCGATATTCTTCTTGTTTGGCTTGCTCAGCAGGCTGCAACTGCAGCCGACGACAGCACCAAGGCCTTCTCAGCAGTGCTATTTAGACGTTTTGCCATCAAGTCGCCTTCCGAGCAGGGCTACTCCGTCACCGCAAGACAGATTGACCACATCAGCGAGCAGGCCAAGACCGAGGTGCGCAACGTCCTATTGCAAGGTTTCACCGCTCCTCAGTCCAATAATGTCAGACACAAGCTCGCCGACGCGGTCGCCGAGGTCGCCAAGGACGACTCCTTTGGCTGGCCTAACCTGCTGCCTACCATCATGCAGGCCACCACCAACCAAGATCCCAGCTTTAGGGAGTCTGCTTTTAGAATAATCAGCACCACTCCGGCAATTATCACCAACTATCAGCTCCAGGATACGCTCAAGATGTTTCATGTCGGTTTTGAGGACGCCAGCGACGACGTAAGAATTGCTGCGTGCTCTGCCTTCGTCGCGTTCTTTGAGAATCTGCCCAAGTCGCAGTGGACCAATCTCAGCTCTCTGCTGCCCAACCTACTTAACTCCCTGCCTaggctgctggaaaacggCAAGGATACGGCACTGGCCTCTGTCTTGGAGAGTCTGATTGAGCTGGTGGACCTCGCACCAAAGATGTTCAAGCCTATGTTCCCCACCATCATTGGATTCTGCTCCGAGGTGGCTCAGAACAAATCTCTCGACTCTACGGCCAGACTGGCGGCtctcgagctgctcacaACCTTCTGCGAGACCTCGCCGAACATGTGCAAGAGAGAATCGTCATATGCCACCACGATTGTGCTCGTGACTCTCAAATTGATGACCGAGGTGTGcatcgacgacgaggacgcgGCAGAATGGAACAACTCGGACGAaatcgacaacgacgacgaagaggatgagTACAATGCGGCAAGACAGTCTCTTGACAGAGCAGCTCTTAGACTTGGCGGCCAGTCGTTGGCCGGCCCGCTGTTCCAGTACCTGCCGCAGATGATCCAGTCGCAGGACTGGCACGAGAGACAGGCGGCATTGATGGCGCTGTCGTCTGCCGCTGAGGGGTGCAGAGAGGTGCTTATTGCCGAGATCCCCAAGATTCTCGACCTGATCTTGCCCTCCTTGCAGGACAGTCATCCACGAGTCCAGTACGCGTGCTGTAACGCTCTGGGCCAGATGTCCACTGATTTTGCTGACGTCATCCAGAGAACTTCCGGCGACCGCATTCTGCCTGCGCTGATCTCGATGCTCACCACGAAGAACGTGCCACGGGTGCAGGCgcacgctgctgctgctcttgtGAACTTCTGCGAGGACGCTACGAAGGAGGTTCTGGAGCCATATTTGGACGACCTGCTGACCAACCtgctgacgctgctgcagagcGCTCCGAAGAGATACGTCCAGGAGCAGGTGATCACCACCATTGCCATTGTGGCAGACGCTGCGAAGACCAAGTTCATCAAATACTACGACACTCTGATGCCGCTGTTGCTGGAGGTGCTGAGAACCGACATGGGCGAGGAGAACAGGCTGCTCAAGGCCAAGTCGATTGAGTGCTCAGCACTGATTGCTTTGGCGGTCGGCAAGGAAAAGTTCATGCCGAACGCGCAGGAGatcgtccagctttttgctcATATCCAAAATAACCTGACCGGAGAAGACGATCCGGCCAAGACGTATTTAGAACAAGGCTGGAGCAGGATTTGCAAGCTGATCGGAAAAGATTTCATTCCGTACTTGCCTGGTGTGTTGCCTCCGCTGTTGGAGGCTGCCAAAGCTGCGCAGGACATCTCGAtcgtggacgaggacgaggtAGATGAGCTCAACCagaacgaggagtttgacGTTATCCAGCTGGCCGGGAAGCACATTGCAGTGCACACGGCCATTCTCGACGACAAGACTGCCGCGATCGAGCTACTCAAAACTTATGCCGAGGTGCTGGGCGGAGACTTTTTCCCGTACGTGGAGGATATTGCAACCCATATTGTGATTCCAGGTCTTGATTTCTATTTGCACGACGGTGTGAGAGGCTCTTCTGCCCTGACCATGCCTGCTTTGCTCCAGTGCACCATTGAGGCCACCGGCTCTTCAACATCGCCTCAGGCCACACAGCTGTGGACACAAATGttcgacaagcttgtgcACCAGCTGGGAACCGATCCAGTTCCAGAACTGCTTGTCGCGTACTACTATGCCATCTCGAAGGGCTTGGAGCTGATTGGCGCCAATGTGCTATCGGACGAGCAGATCTTAGCTGCCGGAAACTCGATTCAGACCAACCTGACCGAGATCTACGAGAGGATCAAGAGCAGAGAAAATGCCGACGATGAGTACAACGAGGAGGTCcaggaggacgacgaggagtacacCGACGAAGAACTGCTCGACGAGATCACCAAGGGCATCACCGCGATGTTCAAGAGCACAAGAGAACGGTTCCTGCCAGCGTACCAGTCTCTGATCCCGACTCTTGCCTCGTACATGAATGACGAAAACACCTCGCTGAGATTGCTGGCACTGTGCTCCGTTTCTGACCTTGTCGAGTACACTGGTCCTCTGGCGTTCCAGTTCAAGGATTTCTTCATGAACCCTGTTGGCGAGTCGCTCACATCTCCTCAGGCAAGTATCAGACAGGCTGCCTCGCATACCGTGGGTGCCTGTGCGCAATACGGAAGAGACCACTTTAAAGATTTCTGCATTGCCACTCTGGGATCGATGCTGGCCATGTGCAACGTTCCGGACTCGAAAGCGGAAGAGAACCTATCTGCTACCGAAAACTCGATCGCAGCCATTGCCAAGGTGCTGCACTCCTTCGGCTCCAATGTTCCAAATGCCAacgaggtggtggagaacTGGCTCAAGCTGATGCCTGTGCTCCAGGACGACGAAGCGGCACCGTATGCTTATATGTTCCTTGCCGAACTGATTCAACAGCAGCATCCGGTTGTCGCTGGCATGATCCCTAAAATCGTGGACGATGTGGTACAGGCGCTGCTTTTCGGCTCGATCTCCGGCAAGACCGCCGAGAAAGTCGTGGGAACCgtgaaacagctgctgggAACCCTGCCTCAGGACCAGGCCATTGCTCTTTTGAATAAATACAACACGGAGGGAAAGCAGGTGATAAGCGAATGGTTTGCATAG
- a CDS encoding Glycolipid 2-alpha-mannosyltransferase, producing MLLILVLAAASLGVRVFFHHSLDLAGLVQMEFEDRFSKQALQKVPMSERPIISAKDAVFESGCRDPLIEAKNPRMNAAFVVLARNSEIDGVVSSMRSLERHFNQWFNYPWIFLNNERFSQEFKKKVAQVSSGPVRFGTVPAARWNFEEQQTNPVLFKEAIESQGDREIMYGNTASYHNMCRFYSGYFFKHPLVRKLDWYWRVEPDVDFYCDLTYDPFLEMQMRGKKYGFTVAIKELVNTVPNLFRYTNAFIKKHDVPLSDAWDFFVDRFDVYKGQNSEHYKSTTNRRDFWKKLEERVPMYHALQTAGEDAARLDQHSLNRLVDHSNKRGLHMVNKDQFDGTEYNMCHFWSNFEIARTDLFTSELYQQYFDYLESSQGFFIERWGDAPVHSLGAGMFLNLSEIHYFRDIGYKHSTLGHCPKNSPRQLPYKPGPRYKNVYHENDERNLAKYDRPVSDGGVGVGCRCKCPADHAEIENSGGSCVALWAKLTADEWEPNATLDLDAIEARALEMYEQYLEQHDNDGSKWKLSTADCGELEKLGSL from the coding sequence ATGCTTTTAATTCTGGTGCTGGCCGCGGCAAGCCTCGGTGTTCGCGTTTTCTTTCATCACTCTCTAGACTTAGCCGGTCTGGTGCAGATGGAGTTTGAAGACAGATTTTCCAAACAAGCCTTGCAAAAAGTGCCCATGTCGGAACGGCCCATAATATCAGCCAAGGACGCGGTATTTGAGAGCGGGTGCAGGGACCCTCTTATCGAGGCGAAAAACCCCCGTATGAACGCCGCGTTTGTTGTTCTCGCGCGCAACTCTGAGATTGATGGCGTCGTGTCGTCGATGAGGTCGCTGGAACGCCACTTCAACCAATGGTTCAACTATCCGTGGATTTTTCTCAATAACGAACGTTTTAGTcaggagttcaagaagaaagtAGCACAAGTGAGCAGCGGGCCTGTGCGCTTCGGCACAGTGCCGGCGGCGAGGTGGAATTttgaggagcagcagacaAATCCTGTGCTGTTCAAGGAGGCTATCGAGTCGCAGGGAGACCGTGAGATAATGTACGGCAACACTGCCAGCTATCATAATATGTGCCGTTTTTATTCCGGCtactttttcaaacaccCCCTCGTGCGGAAACTGGACTGGTATTGGCGCGTGGAGCCGGATGTAGACTTCTACTGCGACTTGACATATGACCCGTTTCTGGAGATGCAAATGCGGGGCAAGAAATACGGGTTCACGGTGGCAATTaaagagctggtcaacACGGTGCCAAATCTGTTCCGCTACACGAACGCGTTTATCAAAAAGCACGACGTGCCGCTGTCAGACGCATgggatttttttgtcgaCCGGTTCGACGTGTACAAGGGCCAGAACAGTGAGCACTACAAGAGCACCACTAATAGACGcgatttttggaaaaagctCGAGGAGCGGGTTCCAATGTACCACGCGTTGCAGACAGCGGGTGAGGACGCGGCCCGGCTGGACCAGCACTCGCTTAATAGGCTCGTGGATCATAGCAACAAGCGCGGGCTGCACATGGTCAACAAGGACCAGTTCGACGGGACAGAGTACAATATGTGCCATTTCTGGTCAAACTTTGAGATCGCGCGCACAGACCTGTTCACATCGGAGCTGTACCAGCAGTACTTTGACTATTTGGAGTCGTCGCAGGGGTTTTTCATCGAACGGTGGGGAGACGCTCCGGTGCACTCTCTTGGAGCAGGAATGTTTCTCAATTTGTCGGAAATTCACTATTTTAGAGATATCGGCTACAAACACTCGACTTTAGGCCACTGTCCGAAAAACTCGCCGCGCCAGCTGCCGTACAAGCCGGGCCCGCGATACAAAAACGTTTACCACGAAAACGATGAACGCAACCTGGCAAAATATGACAGGCCGGTGTCAGATGGCGGTGTCGGGGTGGGTTGTCGGTGTAAGTGTCCTGCAGATCATGCCGAGATCGAAAATTCCGGGGGATCGTGCGTGGCACTGTGGGCGAAGTTGACTGCCGACGAGTGGGAGCCCAATGCGACCCTGGATCTGGACGCGATAGAGGCTCGCGCTCTGGAGATGTACGAACAGTATTTGGAGCAGCACGACAACGACGGGTCCAAGTGGAAGCTGAGCACTGCCGATTGCGGGGAGCTAGAGAAGCTGGGCTCGCTCTGA
- a CDS encoding Zinc finger protein produces the protein MDQSHLSSNLIRSPYQSSENLSSPPSQDQGTEQNRETGPVTHMPQIWQFYDNYTTDMILGDYDPSAGTYLASSQQAQPQYVTSSPTTKNMYSTEHRISIHNIPSPEGEKQPTFPGTDPTALKKFRCSQCTSSFTRRSRLKEHCRKVHEGEKLVFRCDHCDKVMSSRENLNRHMIGHTDKYRCAYCGKRHDRSDRYQRHIQKCSAKHNST, from the coding sequence ATGGACCAATCACATCTGTCCTCCAACCTAATCCGCTCGCCCTACCAGTCCTCGGAAAACCTCTCGTCGCCGCCAAGTCAGGACCAGGGCACCGAACAAAACCGCGAGACAGGTCCCGTAACGCATATGCCCCAAATATGGCAGTTTTATGACAACTACACCACAGACATGATTTTGGGCGACTACGACCCGTCGGCCGGCACGTACCTCGCTTCTTCTCAGCAAGCCCAACCACAGTACgtcaccagctcgcccaCAACGAAAAACATGTACTCCACCGAGCATCGAATTTCTATACACAATATTCCTTCACCAGAGGGAGAAAAGCAGCCTACATTTCCCGGCACCGACCCGACAGCattgaaaaaatttagaTGCAGCCAATGCACAAGCTCTTTCACGCGGAGAAGCAGGCTCAAAGAGCACTGTCGTAAAGTTCACGAGGGTGAAAAGCTGGTATTCAGATGTGACCACTGCGACAAGGTGATGAGCTCACGCGAAAACCTCAACAGACACATGATTGGTCACACCGACAAGTACCGCTGTGCGTACTGCGGCAAACGCCACGACAGATCCGACAGATACCAGCGCCACATACAGAAATGTTCCGCCAAACACAATAGTACTTGA
- a CDS encoding Protein PXR1, with protein MGLGAPRTKQRFGLDPRNTNWSNDLSRFGHRHLQKYGWKPGQGLGLTNNATTSHIKVVIKQDNTGLGASLARKSAKKDEFDSGECTGLDVFQRLLGRLNGKEAEVNEQMDELQRNRIINGRWGINFVRGDVLKSTWDAKEGKMREGGKDKDKTDKKDKKKKDRKHKDKKKHKDEKKHKDKEKSRKRKRDDAEVTRESMLAPRDRSETPPVPSGRMALRQKWIQQKRLAVVDSKALQEIFMVK; from the coding sequence ATGGGATTGGGAGCTCCAAGGACCAAGCAGCGGTTTGGGTTGGACCCCAGAAATACAAACTGGTCGAATGATTTGTCGCGGTTTGGACACAGGCATCTGCAGAAGTACGGCTGGAAACCTGGCCAGGGTCTTGGGCTGACCAACAATGCGACTACCTCGCATATCAAGGTGGTAATCAAGCAGGATAATACTGGGCTGGGAGCCTCGCTTGCGCGCAAGTCGGCGAAAaaggacgagtttgacagTGGTGAGTGCACGGGGCTGGACGTTTTTCAGCGGCTTCTGGGTCGACTGAACGGCAAGGAGGCCGAGGTAAACGAGCAGATGGACGAGTTGCAGCGTAACCGGATTATCAACGGACGATGGGGGATCAACTTTGTGCGGGGGGACGTGCTGAAGAGCACGTGGGACGCGAAGGAGGGAAAAATGCGGGAAGGAGGGAAGGACAAGGACAAGACGGACaagaaggacaagaagaagaaggataGAAAGCAcaaagacaagaagaagcacaAAGACGAGAAGAAGCACAAAGACAAGGAGAAATCGCGCAAACGGAAGAGAGACGACGCTGAGGTTACGCGCGAGTCGATGCTTGCGCCGCGCGACCGCAGCGAGACGCCGCCGGTGCCAAGCGGCCGCATGGCTCTTCGACAGAAGTGGATTCAACAGAAGCGGCTTGCAGTCGTGGACAGCAAGGCGTTGCAAGAGATCTTCATGGTGAAATAG
- a CDS encoding pH-responsive protein 2, translated as MIFSWKTIGALSGALTAVAKAASDFPTIEVAGNKFFYSNNGSQFYIRGVAYQADTALTTNTSFVDPLADKTTCQRDIPYLRELNTNVIRVYALDADADHSDCMSLLQDAGIYVIADLSQPKLSISTTDPEWSEALYERYTSVIDVMQQYDNVLGFFAGNEVITNSSNTDAAPFVKAAIRDMKQYIKDRGYRTIPVGYSANDDSETRVASANYFACGDEDERADFYGINMYEWCGSSSFETSGYEDRTKEFSNLTIPVFFSEYGCNTVQPRKFTDIPTLFSDEMTDVWSGGIVYMYFEEDNNYGLVSAIDDTTVSTMTDFKYYSSEINNVSPTSATLGSASSTATELSCPTGFKYWNASDTLPPTPEETVCDCMTSSLSCVVSDDVDSDDYEELFGTVCGLVNCDGITANGKTGKYGAYSFCSSKDMLSFALNLYYLNQNKDSSACNFDGSASIQSATTASTCSSILSAAGTAGTGTVTGVSGSGSGSGSTASGSRGSSSGSSSGSSSTSSRSSSSSAAVRSYSSNSYYTILVSGLCAVGALVVLTM; from the coding sequence ATGATCTTCTCGTGGAAAACAATCGGTGCCCTGTCTGGCGCCCTGACCGCTGTGGCCAAGGCCGCCTCCGACTTCCCAACCATCGAGGTTGCCGGAAACAAATTCTTTTACTCGAACAACGGATCCCAATTCTATATTCGAGGAGTGGCCTACCAAGCCGACACTGCTCTGACCACCAACACGTCTTTTGTCGATCCTCTGGCCGACAAGACCACCTGTCAAAGAGACATTCCTTATTTGAGGGAGCTGAACACCAATGTCATCAGAGTGTATGCTCTGGATGCCGACGCGGACCACAGCGACTGCATGTCGCTGTTGCAAGACGCGGGCATCTATGTGATCGCGGATCTTTCGCAGCCTAAACTGTCGATCTCAACCACGGACCCTGAGTGGTCTGAGGCGTTGTACGAGAGATACACGTCTGTGATCGACGTGATGCAGCAGTACGACAACGTTCTTGGATTCTTTGCCGGAAACGAGGTTATCACAAATTCTTCCAACACGGACGCCGCTCCGTTCGTCAAGGCTGCCATCAGAGACATGAAGCAGTACATCAAGGACAGGGGATACCGTACCATTCCGGTCGGATACTCTGCGAACGACGACTCCGAGACCAGAGTTGCCTCGGCCAACTATTTCGCTTGCGGAGATGAGGACGAGAGAGCCGACTTCTATGGTATCAACATGTATGAGTGGTGCGGAAGTTCCTCATTCGAAACGTCCGGGTACGAGGACAGAACCAAGGAGTTCTCTAACCTCACAATTCCTGTCTTCTTCTCCGAGTATGGCTGCAATACCGTCCAACCTAGAAAATTCACCGATATCCCAACCCTCTTCTCCGACGAGATGACCGACGTGTGGTCCGGAGGTATTGTGTACATGTACTTCGAGGAGGACAACAACTATGGTCTTGTCTCTGCCATCGACGACACCACCGTCAGCACCATGACCGACTTCAAGTACTACTCGTCCGAGATCAACAACGTGTCGCCAACCTCAGCCACCCTCGGCtcggccagcagcaccgCCACCGAGCTGTCGTGTCCGACCGGATTCAAGTACTGGAATGCGTCCGACACTCTGCCACCAACGCCAGAAGAGACTGTCTGTGACTGCATGACCAGCTCCCTTTCGTGTGTTGTGTCTGACGAcgtcgacagcgacgactATGAGGAGCTGTTCGGAACCGTGTGCGGTCTTGTCAACTGCGATGGCATCACTGCCAACGGAAAGACAGGCAAGTACGGAGCATACTCGTTCTGCAGCTCCAAAGACATGCTTTCGTTCGCTCTGAACCTGTACTATTTGAACCAGAACAAGGACTCCAGCGCCTGCAACTTTGACGGCTCTGCCAGCATCCAGAGCGCCACCACCGCGTCGACCTGCTCTTCCATCCTGAGCGCTGCAGGAACCGCCGGAACCGGCACCGTCACCGGCGTGAgcggctctggctctggctctggctccacTGCATCCGGCTCCAGGGGCTCGTCGTCAGGGTCCTCTTCAGGTTCTTCGTCCACATCttccagatcgtcgtccagcagcgccgCCGTTAGATCGTACAGCTCAAACAGCTACTACACCATCCTGGTTTCTGGTCTGTGTGCTGTTGGTGCTCTGGTTGTTCTGACAATGTAG